In Pseudomonas putida, a genomic segment contains:
- a CDS encoding LLM class flavin-dependent oxidoreductase: MTQLRDLKISTLDLVPVRADTGPAQALHNSLDLARHVERFGYNRFWVAEHHNMDGIASSATSVLIGYLAGGTSSIRVGSGGIMLPNHAPLVIAEQFGTLASLYPGRIDLGLGRAPGSDQMTAYALRRDRAGSADDFPDDVEELSRYLGPRTDDQKVIAVPGHDTEVPLWLLGSSLFSAQLAGMRGMPYAFASHFAPRMMHEAIRIYRDHFKPSTTLDKPYVMLGVPMVVADTDERAEYLATSVYQRILALIRGQSLMQRPPVPSMDGLWLPHERDAVGSFLGLAMIGSPQKVRAKVEVLLEQTGADELIFTCDLYEHADRVRSYELMAQALKTE; encoded by the coding sequence ATGACCCAGCTGCGTGACCTGAAGATTTCCACCCTCGACCTGGTACCGGTACGCGCCGACACCGGCCCTGCACAAGCGCTGCACAACTCCCTGGACCTGGCGCGTCACGTCGAACGCTTTGGTTACAACCGTTTCTGGGTCGCCGAGCACCACAACATGGACGGCATCGCTAGTTCCGCCACCTCGGTGCTGATCGGTTACCTGGCGGGCGGCACATCGAGCATCCGCGTCGGTTCCGGCGGCATCATGCTGCCCAACCATGCGCCTCTGGTGATCGCCGAGCAGTTCGGCACCCTGGCCAGTCTCTATCCCGGGCGCATCGACCTGGGCCTGGGCCGTGCACCGGGCTCGGACCAGATGACCGCCTATGCCCTGCGTCGCGACCGCGCGGGCAGCGCCGACGACTTCCCGGACGATGTCGAGGAGTTGTCACGCTACCTCGGGCCGCGCACTGATGATCAAAAAGTGATCGCCGTGCCGGGCCACGACACCGAGGTGCCCCTGTGGCTGCTCGGCTCCAGCCTGTTCAGTGCCCAACTGGCAGGCATGCGCGGAATGCCCTACGCCTTCGCCTCGCATTTCGCGCCGCGCATGATGCACGAGGCGATTCGTATCTACCGTGACCACTTCAAGCCCTCGACCACGCTGGACAAGCCCTACGTGATGCTGGGCGTGCCGATGGTGGTGGCCGATACCGACGAGCGCGCCGAGTACCTGGCCACCTCGGTGTACCAACGCATTCTCGCGCTGATCCGCGGACAAAGCCTGATGCAACGCCCGCCGGTGCCGAGCATGGATGGCCTGTGGCTGCCCCACGAGCGCGATGCGGTGGGCAGCTTCCTGGGCCTGGCGATGATTGGCAGCCCGCAGAAGGTGCGGGCCAAGGTGGAAGTGCTGCTGGAGCAGACGGGGGCGGATGAGCTGATCTTTACCTGCGACCTGTACGAACATGCCGACCGGGTGCGTTCCTATGAGCTGATGGCGCAGGCGCTCAAGACCGAGTGA
- a CDS encoding OsmC family protein has protein sequence MKKTASAIWQGGLKDGKGRISTESGALKENPYGFNTRFEGSPGTNPEELIGAAHAGCFSMALSMMLGEAGLTAERIDTIAEVTLDKQPDGFAITAVHLILKAKVPGASEAQFLEIANKAKAGCPVSKVLNAKISLDASLVA, from the coding sequence ATGAAAAAGACAGCATCGGCGATCTGGCAAGGTGGACTGAAGGATGGCAAGGGCCGCATCTCCACTGAGAGCGGGGCGCTGAAGGAAAATCCCTACGGCTTCAATACCCGGTTTGAAGGCTCGCCGGGCACCAATCCCGAGGAACTGATCGGTGCGGCCCATGCTGGCTGCTTCTCGATGGCACTATCGATGATGCTCGGCGAGGCCGGCCTGACCGCAGAGCGTATCGACACCATTGCCGAGGTCACCCTGGACAAGCAGCCCGACGGTTTCGCCATCACCGCGGTGCACCTGATCCTCAAGGCCAAGGTACCCGGCGCGAGCGAGGCGCAGTTCCTCGAGATCGCCAACAAGGCCAAGGCCGGCTGCCCGGTTTCCAAGGTCCTGAACGCCAAGATCAGCCTGGACGCTTCGCTGGTAGCCTGA
- a CDS encoding DUF1161 domain-containing protein: MKRVVIAVLASLVATSALAAVKPCEELKAEIEAKIQAAGVSSYALEIVPNSEVKDQNMVVGTCDGGTQKIIYQKNDR, translated from the coding sequence ATGAAACGCGTCGTAATCGCCGTGCTGGCTTCTCTCGTGGCCACTTCAGCATTGGCGGCAGTCAAACCGTGCGAAGAGCTCAAGGCCGAGATCGAAGCCAAGATCCAGGCTGCGGGCGTATCGTCCTATGCCTTGGAGATCGTGCCCAACAGCGAGGTCAAGGACCAGAATATGGTCGTTGGCACCTGCGACGGCGGCACCCAGAAGATCATCTACCAGAAGAACGACAGGTAG
- a CDS encoding DUF2057 domain-containing protein gives MRQPMMLIALSALGACASPLPPADPKQAWVDLYTMTPGRLVMADRLDGQRLNDGRYFQVTPGKHELVVRFDYEVYAGGFTTDPRERTCYLTVRFDDFKAGERYRLVARAPVMDPEVALYDASRNRVVDEASNVFCIP, from the coding sequence ATGCGCCAGCCCATGATGCTGATCGCCCTCAGTGCCCTGGGGGCCTGCGCCAGCCCCTTGCCACCCGCCGACCCCAAGCAGGCCTGGGTCGATCTCTACACCATGACGCCAGGGCGCCTGGTCATGGCCGACCGGCTCGATGGCCAACGCCTGAACGATGGCCGCTATTTCCAGGTAACCCCCGGCAAGCACGAGCTGGTGGTGCGCTTCGACTATGAAGTGTACGCGGGTGGCTTTACCACCGACCCTCGGGAACGTACCTGCTACCTGACCGTGCGTTTCGATGATTTCAAGGCCGGCGAGCGCTACCGCCTGGTTGCCCGAGCGCCGGTCATGGACCCGGAAGTGGCGTTGTATGACGCCAGCCGCAACAGAGTGGTGGATGAGGCAAGCAACGTGTTCTGCATTCCCTGA
- a CDS encoding aminopeptidase: MQRSGPGPLDRIFKGLVPVLAVLLLNGCSSVGYYGQLAQGQWQLLRARQPVDNVLADPASSPQLRQRLAHAEQARRFASQRLQLPDNRSYRVYADLGRPYVVWNVFATPELSLQPVTHCFPIAGCVAYRGYYRQGAARGAAALMREDGLDVYVGGVEAYSTLGWFDDPILSTMVGWGDERLAALIFHELAHQRFYVRDDTAFNESFATFVEQEGARQWRVARGLAPLADGQAAQREQFTRLVLASRERLQAIYAGPLDDAHKRVAKQAEFERLRREYRVMRDGAWAGDKRYDAWIYGPMNNAKLLPFGLYDQWVPAFAALFDEVGGDWARFYARVEQLGRLPIDRRKVALQRLK; encoded by the coding sequence TTGCAGCGCTCAGGCCCTGGGCCACTCGACCGCATTTTCAAGGGTTTGGTTCCCGTGCTGGCCGTGCTTCTGCTGAACGGTTGCAGCAGCGTCGGTTACTACGGGCAGTTGGCCCAGGGGCAGTGGCAACTGCTGCGCGCGCGCCAGCCTGTGGATAACGTGCTGGCCGATCCAGCCAGCAGCCCGCAACTGCGCCAGCGTCTGGCCCATGCCGAACAGGCGCGGCGCTTCGCCAGCCAGCGACTGCAACTGCCAGACAACCGCAGCTACCGGGTCTACGCCGATCTCGGGCGACCCTATGTGGTGTGGAACGTGTTCGCTACGCCCGAGTTGTCGCTGCAACCGGTGACCCATTGCTTCCCCATCGCCGGTTGCGTCGCCTACCGGGGCTACTACCGCCAGGGCGCGGCCCGGGGTGCTGCGGCGCTGATGCGTGAGGATGGCCTGGACGTCTACGTGGGCGGGGTGGAGGCCTATTCGACCCTGGGCTGGTTCGATGACCCGATTCTGTCGACGATGGTGGGCTGGGGCGACGAGCGCCTGGCGGCGTTGATCTTCCATGAGCTGGCGCACCAGCGCTTCTACGTGCGTGACGACACGGCGTTCAATGAGTCGTTCGCCACCTTCGTCGAGCAGGAAGGCGCGCGGCAATGGCGCGTGGCCCGTGGGTTGGCGCCGTTGGCCGACGGCCAGGCGGCGCAACGCGAGCAGTTCACCCGGCTGGTGCTGGCCAGCCGCGAGCGTTTGCAGGCGATCTATGCAGGGCCGTTGGACGATGCGCACAAGCGAGTGGCCAAGCAGGCGGAATTCGAGCGGCTGCGCCGGGAGTATCGGGTGATGCGCGATGGGGCGTGGGCGGGGGACAAGCGCTATGACGCCTGGATTTATGGACCGATGAACAATGCCAAGTTGCTGCCGTTCGGGCTGTATGACCAGTGGGTGCCGGCGTTCGCGGCGTTGTTTGACGAGGTGGGCGGGGACTGGGCGAGGTTTTATGCGCGGGTGGAGCAGTTGGGGCGGTTGCCGATCGATCGGCGCAAGGTGGCGTTGCAGCGGTTGAAGTAA
- a CDS encoding HAD family hydrolase, whose protein sequence is MHQQNILFDLDGTLTDPRLGITRSIQYALAKLGIDEPDLTRLEHFIGPPLLQAFMQFYSFDEARAWEAVNHYRERFRVTGLYENEVFDGVPELLKALNDQGRTLYIATSKPWEFAREIARHFAFDQHFKVIYGSELDGTRTNKVELIRHLLDEEGLDPAQTLMIGDRKHDLIGARSNGLQAVAVGYGFGSQDELMAEAPAFHFETLAQLHQAFIRA, encoded by the coding sequence ATGCACCAGCAGAACATCCTTTTCGACCTCGACGGCACCCTGACCGACCCGCGCCTGGGCATCACCCGTTCGATCCAGTACGCCCTCGCCAAGCTGGGCATCGACGAACCAGACCTGACGCGCCTCGAGCATTTCATCGGGCCACCGCTGCTACAGGCCTTCATGCAGTTCTACAGCTTCGACGAAGCCAGGGCCTGGGAGGCGGTGAACCACTACCGTGAGCGTTTCCGGGTGACCGGCCTGTACGAGAACGAGGTGTTCGACGGCGTGCCAGAGCTGCTCAAAGCCCTCAACGACCAGGGCCGTACGCTGTACATCGCCACGTCCAAGCCCTGGGAGTTCGCCCGCGAAATCGCCCGCCACTTCGCCTTCGACCAGCACTTCAAGGTGATCTACGGCAGCGAACTGGATGGCACCCGCACCAACAAGGTCGAGCTGATCCGCCACCTGCTGGACGAAGAGGGACTGGACCCTGCGCAGACGCTGATGATCGGCGATCGCAAGCACGACCTGATCGGCGCGCGCAGCAATGGGCTGCAGGCGGTGGCGGTAGGGTACGGGTTTGGCAGCCAGGATGAATTGATGGCCGAAGCGCCGGCGTTCCATTTCGAGACGTTGGCGCAGTTGCATCAGGCATTCATCAGGGCTTGA
- a CDS encoding gamma carbonic anhydrase family protein, with the protein MAIRSFQQHTPKVGPRAFVDRSAVVLGDVEIGEDSSVWPLTVIRGDMHRIRIGARTSVQDGSVLHITHAGPFNPDGFPLIIGDEVTIGHKVMLHGCTLGNRILVGMGSTIMDGAIVEDEVIIGAGSLVPPGKRLESGYLYVGSPVKQARPLSDKERAFFPYSAGNYVKLKDQHLAEGYDQPE; encoded by the coding sequence ATGGCCATCCGAAGCTTCCAGCAACACACTCCGAAAGTTGGACCACGCGCCTTCGTCGACCGTTCGGCGGTGGTACTGGGCGATGTGGAGATCGGCGAGGACAGCTCGGTGTGGCCGTTGACGGTGATCCGCGGCGACATGCACCGCATCCGCATCGGCGCGCGCACCAGCGTGCAGGACGGTAGCGTGCTGCACATCACCCACGCCGGCCCGTTCAACCCCGACGGCTTCCCGCTGATCATCGGCGACGAGGTCACCATCGGTCACAAGGTGATGCTGCATGGCTGCACCCTGGGCAATCGCATCCTGGTCGGCATGGGCAGCACCATCATGGATGGCGCCATCGTCGAGGACGAGGTGATCATCGGCGCCGGCAGTCTTGTGCCGCCCGGCAAGCGCCTGGAGAGCGGCTACCTGTACGTGGGCAGCCCGGTGAAACAAGCACGCCCGCTTTCCGACAAGGAGCGGGCATTCTTCCCGTATAGTGCTGGCAACTACGTGAAGCTCAAGGACCAGCACCTGGCCGAAGGCTACGACCAACCTGAGTGA
- the prlC gene encoding oligopeptidase A, whose amino-acid sequence MVQCFFCQGIQTVSANNPLLQPYDLPPFSAIRAEHVLPAIEEILADNRKAIAQILEKQGKQPTWAGLVLAMDELNDRLGAAWSPVSHLNAVCNSKELREAYEACLPALSAYSTELGQNRALFEAYQALIDSPEAAGFDVAQKTILEHALRDFRLSGIDLPADKQQRYAEVQSKLSELGSRFSNQLLDATQAWTKHVTDEAALAGLPDSAKAQMAAAAQAKGLEGWLITLEFPSYYAVMTYASDRALREELYAAYCTRASDQGPNAGQFDNGPVMREILDLRQELAELLGYQNYAELSLATKMAESSDQVLSFLRDLAKRSKPFAAQDLEQLKAYAGEQGCAELASWDAGYFGEKLREQRYSVSQEALRAYFPIDKVLGGLFAIVQRLYGIEINELKGFDAWHPDVRLFEIKENGQHVGRFFFDLYARANKRGGAWMDGARDRRRTAAGALQSPVANLVCNFTPAAPGKPALLTHDEVTTLFHEFGHGLHHLLTRIEHAGVSGINGVAWDAVELPSQFMENWCWEPEGLALISGHYETGAALPQDLLDKMLAAKNFQSGMMMVRQLEFSLFDFELHASHGDGRSVLQVLEGVRDEVSVMRPPAYNRFPNSFAHIFAGGYAAGYYSYKWAEVLSADAFSRFEEEGVFNAETGRAFREAILARGGSREPMVLFVDFRGREPSIDALLRHSGLSEDAAA is encoded by the coding sequence ATGGTCCAGTGTTTCTTCTGCCAAGGTATCCAAACCGTGAGTGCGAACAACCCGCTTCTGCAGCCCTACGATCTGCCGCCGTTCTCGGCGATCCGCGCCGAACACGTGCTGCCAGCCATCGAAGAGATCCTGGCCGACAACCGCAAAGCCATTGCCCAGATCCTCGAAAAGCAAGGCAAGCAGCCTACCTGGGCCGGCCTGGTGCTGGCCATGGACGAACTCAACGACCGCCTGGGCGCCGCCTGGAGCCCGGTCAGCCACCTCAATGCGGTGTGCAACAGCAAGGAATTGCGCGAGGCCTACGAGGCTTGCCTGCCCGCGCTGAGCGCCTATTCCACGGAGCTCGGGCAGAACCGTGCGCTGTTCGAAGCCTACCAGGCGCTGATCGACAGCCCAGAGGCCGCCGGCTTCGACGTGGCGCAGAAGACCATTCTCGAGCACGCCCTGCGTGACTTCCGCCTGTCGGGCATCGACCTGCCGGCAGACAAACAGCAGCGCTACGCCGAGGTGCAGAGCAAGCTCAGCGAGCTGGGCAGCCGCTTCTCCAACCAGTTGCTCGACGCCACCCAGGCCTGGACCAAGCACGTCACCGACGAAGCCGCCCTGGCCGGCCTGCCCGATTCTGCCAAGGCGCAGATGGCTGCCGCGGCCCAGGCCAAGGGTCTCGAAGGCTGGCTGATCACCCTTGAGTTTCCCAGCTACTACGCAGTGATGACCTACGCCAGCGACCGCGCCCTGCGCGAGGAGCTGTACGCCGCCTACTGCACCCGCGCTTCGGACCAGGGGCCCAATGCCGGCCAGTTCGACAACGGCCCGGTGATGCGCGAGATCCTTGATCTGCGCCAGGAGCTGGCCGAGCTGCTGGGTTACCAGAACTACGCCGAATTGAGCCTGGCGACCAAGATGGCCGAGTCCAGCGACCAGGTGCTGAGCTTCCTGCGTGACCTGGCCAAGCGTTCCAAGCCCTTCGCCGCCCAGGACCTGGAGCAGCTCAAGGCGTACGCTGGCGAACAGGGCTGCGCCGAGCTGGCCAGCTGGGATGCCGGCTATTTCGGCGAGAAGCTGCGCGAGCAGCGCTACAGCGTCTCGCAGGAAGCCCTGCGCGCCTACTTCCCGATCGACAAGGTGCTCGGCGGCCTGTTCGCCATCGTCCAGCGCCTGTACGGCATCGAGATCAACGAGCTCAAGGGCTTCGATGCCTGGCACCCGGACGTGCGCCTGTTCGAAATCAAGGAAAACGGCCAGCACGTCGGCCGTTTCTTCTTCGACCTGTATGCCCGCGCCAACAAGCGTGGCGGTGCCTGGATGGACGGCGCCCGCGACCGTCGCCGTACCGCCGCGGGCGCGTTGCAGAGCCCGGTGGCCAACCTGGTGTGCAACTTCACCCCGGCAGCGCCTGGCAAGCCTGCGCTGCTAACCCACGATGAAGTGACCACGCTGTTCCACGAATTCGGCCATGGCCTGCACCACCTGCTGACCCGCATCGAACATGCCGGTGTGTCCGGCATCAATGGCGTGGCCTGGGATGCGGTCGAGCTGCCGAGCCAGTTCATGGAAAACTGGTGCTGGGAGCCCGAAGGCCTGGCGCTGATCTCCGGTCACTACGAAACCGGCGCCGCCCTGCCCCAGGACCTGCTGGACAAGATGCTGGCAGCGAAGAATTTCCAGTCCGGCATGATGATGGTGCGCCAGTTGGAGTTCTCGCTGTTCGACTTCGAACTGCACGCCAGCCACGGCGACGGCCGCAGCGTGCTGCAGGTGCTCGAAGGCGTGCGCGACGAGGTTTCGGTGATGCGCCCACCGGCGTACAACCGTTTCCCCAACAGCTTCGCGCACATCTTCGCCGGCGGCTACGCGGCCGGCTATTACAGCTACAAGTGGGCCGAGGTGCTGTCGGCCGACGCCTTCTCGCGCTTCGAGGAAGAGGGCGTGTTCAATGCCGAGACCGGCCGCGCCTTCCGCGAGGCTATCCTGGCCCGTGGTGGTTCGCGTGAGCCGATGGTGCTGTTCGTCGACTTCCGTGGCCGTGAGCCTTCCATCGATGCATTGCTGCGCCACAGTGGCCTGAGCGAGGACGCGGCAGCATGA
- a CDS encoding YheV family putative zinc ribbon protein, protein MSEVAVNKTKKRFIAGAVCPACSEPDKLMMWNEDGVPHRECVACGFTDTLNEQGLSVPKELGTRVNQQAPKAPTPAQVQTVQFFPNPKLKKTTE, encoded by the coding sequence ATGAGCGAGGTAGCCGTGAACAAGACCAAGAAGCGCTTCATCGCCGGGGCGGTATGCCCGGCGTGCAGCGAGCCGGACAAGCTGATGATGTGGAACGAGGACGGCGTGCCGCACCGCGAGTGCGTCGCCTGCGGTTTCACCGACACGCTCAACGAACAGGGCCTGTCGGTACCCAAGGAGCTGGGCACACGGGTCAATCAGCAGGCGCCCAAGGCCCCCACCCCGGCACAGGTGCAGACGGTGCAGTTCTTCCCCAACCCCAAGTTGAAGAAAACCACCGAGTGA
- a CDS encoding M3 family metallopeptidase has product MTDSLPKLAHGLLDYPALRPEQLEPLFQSLRDDNIAALEQIIQAHGQSPGWDDFVLAIDRLDQRLEGLFDLLVPLAYEGDAWRDAVNACYELCLAWKQHKYSQPGLHEAYQRLGTLQLDGERKVVQTLILRDLRLGGYGLDGAALEQLRTTEAAITRLQDQFLGNLENARLAWEHCITDESRLAGLLPAQRERLAANAQAHGEQGWWLDLEQPTVEALLAWADDRELREKVYRASRNLASDQGPDNALDNAPVLQALLRLRHERAQLLGVTDAAQLGMETKAARTADQVERFIDELIEQNRPRLQADLRAIEALGERLGIVPVEPWDIAYLARQLRLEGSEEVEVRMQTLFPLDRVLTGLWQLHERLLGIRISSSGLVAWHPDVHVLEVSEAGATLGHIYLDLYVRANKMPWPTCYPMRQRHVDADGALTLPAVLLSCYFKRVPGQPASPLGHEQLCQLFHEFGHALNQVLVSNDHRRLNRVADTSLGADRCEFVGKLLEQWCWSASTLHAVAQPASVSLPQLHQWLAAKSRMQSVSEAEQLRKGWFDFTAHRDPSAREDLRQLAVDATRRVGLPDTFAQERFAESFDYMVSGYEAGFYGYKWAQTHAVDAFTRFEAADADETALGRAVRWEILAKGGSRGMGASFLAFVGRPMSLQAYARRHGAA; this is encoded by the coding sequence ATGACCGACAGCCTTCCCAAGCTAGCCCATGGCTTGCTTGACTATCCCGCACTGCGACCCGAGCAGCTCGAGCCCCTCTTCCAATCCCTGCGCGATGACAATATCGCGGCACTCGAACAGATCATCCAAGCCCACGGACAATCGCCCGGATGGGACGACTTCGTGCTGGCGATCGACCGCCTGGACCAGCGTCTCGAAGGCCTGTTCGACCTCCTCGTGCCGCTGGCCTACGAAGGCGATGCCTGGCGCGACGCGGTCAACGCCTGTTATGAGCTGTGCCTGGCCTGGAAACAGCACAAATACAGCCAGCCTGGGCTCCATGAAGCCTACCAGCGCCTAGGCACCCTCCAGCTCGACGGCGAACGAAAAGTCGTGCAGACCCTCATCCTGCGCGACTTGCGCCTGGGTGGCTACGGTCTCGATGGCGCAGCACTCGAGCAGCTACGGACGACCGAGGCGGCGATCACGCGACTGCAAGACCAGTTCCTGGGCAACCTGGAAAACGCACGTCTTGCCTGGGAGCATTGCATCACGGACGAGTCTCGCCTGGCCGGCCTGCTGCCTGCGCAGCGCGAGCGTCTGGCGGCCAATGCCCAGGCCCATGGTGAGCAGGGCTGGTGGCTCGACCTGGAGCAACCCACGGTCGAGGCTCTGCTGGCCTGGGCCGACGATCGCGAGCTGCGTGAAAAGGTGTACCGCGCCTCGCGAAACCTGGCATCCGACCAAGGGCCGGACAATGCGCTGGACAATGCGCCGGTACTGCAAGCGTTGCTGCGCCTGCGTCACGAGCGCGCTCAATTGCTGGGCGTGACCGATGCCGCGCAACTGGGCATGGAAACCAAGGCGGCGCGGACGGCGGATCAGGTCGAGCGGTTCATCGATGAGTTGATCGAGCAGAATCGCCCCCGCCTGCAAGCCGATCTGCGGGCGATAGAGGCCCTGGGCGAGAGGCTGGGGATCGTCCCGGTCGAGCCATGGGACATTGCATACCTGGCGCGTCAGCTACGCCTGGAAGGCAGCGAGGAAGTCGAGGTGCGCATGCAGACGCTTTTCCCGTTGGACAGGGTCCTGACGGGGTTGTGGCAATTGCATGAGCGGCTGCTCGGTATTCGAATCTCCTCTTCTGGCTTGGTTGCCTGGCACCCGGATGTGCATGTTCTCGAGGTCAGCGAGGCGGGGGCGACGCTTGGCCATATCTACCTGGATCTCTATGTGCGCGCGAACAAGATGCCTTGGCCGACCTGTTACCCCATGCGCCAGCGCCATGTCGATGCCGATGGGGCGCTCACATTGCCGGCCGTGCTGCTCTCCTGCTACTTCAAGCGAGTACCGGGCCAGCCCGCGTCGCCTCTGGGCCATGAGCAACTTTGCCAGCTGTTCCACGAATTCGGACATGCCTTGAACCAAGTGCTGGTGAGCAACGACCATCGTCGGCTCAACCGGGTGGCGGATACATCGCTCGGCGCGGACCGCTGCGAGTTCGTCGGCAAGCTCCTCGAGCAGTGGTGCTGGTCCGCATCGACGCTGCATGCCGTGGCGCAACCTGCGTCGGTGTCATTGCCGCAGCTGCACCAGTGGCTTGCGGCCAAGAGCCGCATGCAATCGGTGAGCGAGGCCGAGCAACTGCGCAAGGGCTGGTTCGACTTCACCGCACACCGTGACCCAAGCGCCCGTGAAGACTTGCGCCAACTGGCTGTTGATGCCACCCGCCGGGTCGGCCTGCCCGACACGTTCGCTCAGGAGCGTTTCGCCGAATCGTTCGACTACATGGTGTCCGGCTATGAAGCCGGGTTCTACGGCTACAAGTGGGCGCAGACCCATGCGGTCGATGCGTTCACCCGCTTCGAAGCGGCCGACGCCGACGAGACGGCATTGGGCCGTGCAGTACGTTGGGAAATTCTCGCCAAGGGTGGCTCACGCGGCATGGGCGCGTCGTTCCTGGCCTTCGTCGGCCGGCCCATGTCATTGCAGGCGTATGCGCGGCGGCACGGCGCCGCCTGA
- a CDS encoding PA0069 family radical SAM protein, with amino-acid sequence MQPTSIRGRGTANNPHNRFAPSRSVVEDDGWYQEVPQTQGTEVRVEMAKTIIARNTSPDLPFDRSINPYRGCEHGCIYCYARPSHAYWDMSPGLDFETKLIAKTNAAQVLAEQLSKPGYVCAPINLGANTDPYQPIEREQRLTRQLLEVLLRFRHPVTIVTKGSLVLRDLDLLAEMARQRLARVMISLTTLDDELKRVLEPRAASPKARLRAIRVLREAGVPVGVLCSPMIPMINDSELEHLLQAAKDAGAQSAAYMLLRLPLEVAPLFEQWLQDHYPQRAAHVLSLIRQSRGGELYDSRFGSRMRGEGVFAELLAQRFARAMKRLEFAGREAQALDCSAFCPPGGQMALF; translated from the coding sequence ATGCAGCCGACTTCCATCCGCGGTCGTGGTACCGCCAACAACCCGCATAACCGCTTCGCGCCCAGCCGCTCGGTGGTGGAGGACGATGGCTGGTATCAAGAGGTCCCGCAAACCCAGGGCACCGAGGTGCGGGTCGAGATGGCCAAGACCATCATCGCCCGCAATACCTCGCCCGACCTGCCCTTCGACCGGTCGATCAACCCCTACCGGGGCTGCGAGCATGGTTGCATCTACTGTTATGCAAGGCCCAGCCATGCCTACTGGGACATGTCGCCAGGCCTGGATTTCGAGACCAAGCTGATCGCCAAGACCAACGCTGCCCAGGTGCTGGCCGAGCAGTTGAGCAAGCCGGGATATGTCTGCGCGCCGATCAACCTGGGCGCCAATACCGATCCCTACCAGCCGATCGAGCGCGAGCAGCGCCTGACCCGGCAGTTGCTCGAAGTACTGCTGCGTTTTCGCCACCCGGTGACCATCGTCACCAAGGGCTCGCTGGTGCTGCGCGACCTCGACCTGCTGGCGGAGATGGCCCGCCAGCGGTTGGCGCGGGTGATGATCAGCCTCACGACCCTGGACGATGAACTCAAGCGGGTGCTGGAGCCCCGTGCGGCATCGCCCAAGGCGCGCTTGCGGGCGATCCGCGTGCTGCGTGAAGCCGGGGTACCGGTGGGGGTGCTGTGCTCGCCGATGATTCCGATGATCAACGACAGCGAACTCGAACATCTGCTCCAGGCCGCCAAGGATGCCGGGGCGCAGAGTGCGGCCTACATGCTGCTGCGCCTGCCGCTGGAGGTGGCGCCGCTGTTCGAGCAATGGCTGCAGGACCATTATCCGCAGCGGGCGGCGCATGTGCTGAGTCTGATTCGGCAAAGCCGCGGTGGTGAACTGTACGACAGCCGGTTTGGCTCGCGAATGCGCGGCGAAGGGGTGTTCGCCGAACTGCTGGCCCAGCGGTTCGCCCGGGCCATGAAGCGCTTGGAGTTTGCCGGACGAGAGGCACAGGCGCTGGATTGCTCGGCGTTCTGCCCGCCCGGTGGGCAGATGGCACTGTTCTAG